Proteins found in one Aquibium microcysteis genomic segment:
- the betC gene encoding choline-sulfatase — protein sequence MTSKPNILIVMVDQLNGTLFPDGPADFLHAPHLKALARRSARFVNNYTASPLCAPGRAAFMSGQLPSRTRVYDNAAEFPSSIPTFAHHLRAAGYHTCLSGKMHFVGPDQLHGFEERLTTDIYPADFGWTPDYRKPGERIDWWYHNLGSVTGAGVAEITNQMEYDDEVCFLATQRLYEHARHSTDPGRRPWCLTVSFTHPHDPYVARRKYWDLYEDCPALEPQVGFIPYEAQDPHSQRLYVASDYPSFDITPDMVRRARQGYFANISYLDDKIGELIDVLARTRMLDDTLILFASDHGDMLGERGLWFKMCFYEGSARVPLMVAGKGIPAGRIDAPSSNLDFLPTLCDLAGIDLAAIMPWTDGVSLVPQLSGASRSAPVLMEYAAEGSQAPLVAIRDGRFKFVHCEIDPPQLFDLAADPLELTNLAADPAHADTVARCMGMVRARWDMARFDADVRESQARRWVVYPALRNGSYYPWDFQPLRQASERYMRNHMDLNVLEEAKRFPRGE from the coding sequence ATGACCTCGAAGCCCAACATCCTGATCGTCATGGTCGACCAGCTGAACGGGACGCTGTTCCCCGACGGCCCGGCCGATTTCCTGCACGCGCCGCACCTCAAGGCGCTGGCGCGGCGCTCGGCGCGCTTCGTGAACAACTACACCGCCTCGCCGCTCTGCGCGCCGGGCCGCGCCGCCTTCATGAGCGGGCAACTGCCGTCGCGCACGCGGGTCTACGACAACGCCGCCGAGTTCCCCTCGTCGATCCCCACCTTCGCCCACCATCTGCGCGCCGCCGGCTACCACACCTGCCTGTCGGGCAAGATGCACTTCGTCGGCCCCGACCAGCTGCACGGCTTCGAGGAGCGGCTGACGACCGACATCTACCCGGCCGATTTCGGCTGGACGCCCGACTACCGCAAGCCCGGCGAGCGCATCGACTGGTGGTACCACAATCTCGGCTCGGTCACCGGTGCGGGCGTCGCCGAGATCACCAACCAGATGGAGTATGACGACGAGGTCTGCTTCCTGGCGACGCAACGGCTCTACGAGCACGCCCGCCACTCGACCGATCCCGGGCGCCGGCCCTGGTGCCTCACCGTCTCCTTCACCCATCCGCACGACCCCTACGTGGCGCGGCGGAAATACTGGGACCTCTACGAGGACTGTCCGGCGCTGGAGCCGCAGGTCGGCTTCATCCCCTACGAGGCGCAGGACCCGCATTCGCAGCGTCTCTACGTCGCCAGCGACTACCCCTCCTTCGACATCACGCCCGACATGGTCCGGCGGGCGCGGCAGGGTTATTTCGCCAACATCTCCTATCTCGACGACAAGATCGGCGAGCTGATCGACGTGCTCGCCCGCACGCGCATGCTCGACGACACGCTGATCCTGTTCGCTTCCGACCACGGCGACATGCTGGGCGAGCGCGGATTGTGGTTCAAGATGTGCTTCTACGAGGGCTCCGCGCGCGTGCCGCTGATGGTCGCCGGCAAGGGCATCCCCGCCGGGCGGATCGATGCGCCCTCCTCCAATCTCGACTTTCTGCCGACGCTCTGCGATCTCGCCGGGATCGACCTCGCCGCGATCATGCCCTGGACCGACGGCGTCTCGCTCGTGCCGCAGCTGTCGGGCGCCTCCCGCAGTGCGCCGGTGCTGATGGAATATGCCGCGGAGGGCTCGCAGGCGCCGCTGGTCGCGATCCGCGACGGACGCTTCAAGTTCGTCCATTGCGAGATCGACCCGCCGCAGCTCTTCGACCTCGCGGCCGACCCGCTGGAGCTGACCAACCTCGCCGCCGATCCCGCGCATGCCGACACCGTCGCCCGGTGCATGGGCATGGTGCGCGCGCGCTGGGACATGGCCCGCTTCGACGCGGACGTGCGCGAGAGCCAGGCGCGCCGCTGGGTCGTCTATCCGGCGCTGCGCAACGGCTCCTACTACCCCTGGGACTTCCAGCCGCTGCGCCAGGCCTCCGAACGCTACATGCGCAACCACATGGATCTCAACGTGCTCGAAGA